The sequence below is a genomic window from Streptomyces sp. NBC_00582.
GGCGGACGGATCGGAGTGGCCGAATCCGAGCGGGGTTGCCGGATTCTTATCACTCTTCCGGGAGAGCCTTCTCTTCAAAGTTGACGTAAAGTGCGAACCGGAGCCACAAGATCCACCGGCTGTCCGCCTCGTCGGACACGTGTGATCAGGCGCAGGGCCGGTGCAGGTCGGCACCGGTTCGCAGGGGGTCCGCACGGTTGCTGTGCGCGACCTGTCCCCACGCACCCTTTTCTGAGCGCAACCGCGCTTGTTTCCCGCCATTTCAACCCCCGAAACACGCTTTCCGATGTGACTTACGCGACGATGGACCGGCTCGACCTGACCTTCGTGCTCTTGGGGGCGTAGCCTTTATTCCCGCTGTCCATCACCTTGTGAAGCGGAAGAGGGCGGTTGCCGCCGTGTCGCCACAGTCCCCCAGTAACGCATCGAGCATCTCGACCGACGCAGACCAAGCGGGCAAGAACCCCGCTGCCGCGTTCGGCCCGAACGAGTGGCTCGTCGACGAGATCTATCAGCAGTACCTCCAGGACCCGAATTCGGTAGACCGTGCCTGGTGGGACTTCTTCGCCGACTACAAGCCGGGCGCGGCCTCCGCCCCGGCTCCGGCGGGTACTGCGGCCGCGGGGGCCGCAGCCACCACCACGCCCCCGGCGCCCGCCGCACCGGCCGCCCCGGCTCCCGTGCCGGCCCCGGCCGCCGCCCCGAAGCCCGCGGCCGCCGCGCCCGCTCCGGCCGCGCCCGCGCCCGCTCCGGCGAAGGCAGCCCCGGCGCCCGCGAAGCCGGCCGCCGCCGCTCCTCAGGCCACCGCCACGGCGCCCGAGGGCCCCGAGCTGATCACGCTGCGCGGCCCGGCCGCCGCGGTCGCCAAGAACATGAACGCCTCCCTGGAGCTGCCGACCGCCACCTCGGTCCGCGCGGTCCCGGTGAAGCTGCTGTTCGACAACCGCATCGTCATCAACAACCACCTCAAGCGCGCCCGGGGCGGGAAGATCTCCTTCACGCACCTGATCGGCTTCGCGATGGTGCAGGCCATCAAGGCCATGCCGTCGATGAACTGGCACTACGCGGAGAAGGACGGGAAGCCCACCCTCGTCAAGCCGCCGCACGTCAACTTCGGTCTCGCCATCGACCTGGTGAAGCCCAACGGCGACCGTCAGCTCGTCGTCGCCGGCATCAAGAAGGCCGAGACGCTGAACTTCTTCGAGTTCTGGCAGGCCTACGAGGACATCGTCCGCCGCGCCCGCGACGGCAAGCTGACGATGGACGACTTCACCGGTGTCACGGTCTCCCTGACCAACCCCGGCGGCCTCGGCACCGTCCACTCCGTGCCGCGTCTGATGCCCGGCCAGTCCGTCATCATGGGCGTCGGCTCCATGGACTACCCGGCGGAGTTCCAGGGCACCAGCCAGGACACCCTGAACAAGCTCGGCATCTCGAAGGTCATGACGCTCACGTCGACCTACGACCACCGGGTCATCCAGGGCGCCGCCTCCGGCGAGTTCCTGCGGATCGTCGCGAACTTCCTCCTCGGCGAGCAGGGCTTCTACGACGACATCTTCGAGGCGCTGCGCATCCCCTACGAGCCGGTCCGCTGGCTCAAGGACATCGACGCCAGCCACGACGACGACGTCACCAAGGCCGCCCGGGTCTTCGAGCTGATCCACTCCTACCGGGTCCGCGGCCACGTCATGGCCGACACCGACCCGCTGGAGTACCGCCAGCGCAAGCACCCCGACCTGGACATCACCGAGCACGGCCTCACCCTGTGGGACCTGGAGCGCGAGTTCGCCGTCGGCGGCTTCGCCGGCAAGTCCCTGATGAAGCTGCGCGACATCCTCGGCGTGCTGCGCGACTCGTACTGCCGCACCACCGGCATCGAGTTCATGCACATCCAGGACCCGAAGCAGCGCCGCTGGATCCAGGACCGCATCGAGCGCGCGCACACCAAGCCGGAGCGCGAGGAGCAGCTGCGCATCCTGCGCCGGCTGAACGCCGCCGAGGCCTTCGAGACCTTCCTGCAGACGAAGTACGTCGGCCAGAAGCGCTTCTCCCTGGAGGGCGGCGAGTCCGTCATCCCGCTCCTCGACGCGGTCATCGACAGCGCCGCGGAGTCCCGCCTGGACGAGGTCGTCATCGGCATGGCCCACCGCGGCCGGCTGAACGTCCTGGCCAACATCGTCGGCAAGTCGTACGCGCAGATCTTCCGCGAGTTCGAGGGCAACCTCGACCCGAAGTCGATGCACGGCTCCGGCGACGTGAAGTACCACCTGGGCGCCGAGGGCACCTTCACCGGCCTCGACGGCGAGCAGATCAAGGTCTCCCTGGCCGCCAACCCGTCCCACCTGGAGACGGTCGACCCGGTCATCGAGGGCATCACCCGCGCCAAGCAGGACATCATCAACAAGGGCGGCACGGACTTCACCGTCCTGCCGGTGGCCCTGCACGGCGACGCGGCCTTCGCGGGCCAGGGCGTGGTGGCCGAGACCCTGAACATGTCGCAGCTGCGCGGCTACCGCACCGGCGGCACGGTCCACATCGTCATCAACAACCAGGTCGGCTTCACCGCGGCCCCCGAGTCCTCGCGTTCCTCCATGTACGCGACGGACGTGGCCCGCATGATCGAGGCCCCGATCTTCCACGTCAACGGCGACGACCCCGAGGCCGTCGTCCGGGTCGCCCGGCTGGCCTTCGAGTTCCGCCAGGCGTTCAACAAGGACGTGGTGATCGACCTCATCTGCTACCGCCGCCGCGGTCACAACGAGTCGGACAACCCGGCCTTCACCCAGCCGCTGATGTACGACCTGATCGACAAGAAGCGCTCGGTGCGCAAGCTCTACACCGAGTCCCTGATCGGTCGCGGCGACATCACCCTGGAAGAGGCCGAGCAGGCCCTGCAGGACTACCAGGGCCAGCTGGAGAAGGTCTTCACGGAGGTCCGCGAGGCCACCGCGCAGCCCGCCCCCGGCGACTCCCACGACCCGCAGGACGGCTTCCCCGTCGCGGTCCCGACCGCGGTCTCCGCCGAGGTCGTCAAGCGCATCGCCGAGTCCCAGGTCAACATCCCCGACTACTTCCACGTGCACCCGCGTCTGCTGCCGCAGCTGCAGCGCCGTGCGGCGATGGTCGAGGACGGCACGATCGACTGGGGCATGGGCGAGACCCTCGCGGTCGGCTCCCTCCTCCTGGAGGGCACCCCGGTCCGTCTGTCCGGCCAGGACTCCCAGCGGGGCACCTTCGGCCAGCGCCACGCGGTCCTCATCGACCGTGAGACGGGCGAGGAGCACACCCCGCTCCAGTACCTCGCCGAGGACCAGGCCCGCTACAACGTCTACAACTCCCTGCTGTCCGAGTACGCGGTCATGGGCTTCGAGTACGGCTACTCGCTGGCCCGCCCCGACGCGCTCGTGATGTGGGAGGCGCAGTTCGGCGACTTCGTCAACGGCGCGCAGACGGTGGTCGACGAGTACATCTCGGCGGCCGAGCAGAAGTGGGGCCAGACCAGCGGCGTCACCCTGCTGCTCCCGCACGGCTACGAGGGCCAGGGCCCGGACCACTCCTCGGCCCGTGTCGAGCGCTTCCTCCAGCTCTGCGCCCAGAACAACATGACGGTCGCCATGCCGACCCTGCCGTCGAACTACTTCCACCTCCTGCGGTGGCAGGTGCACAACCCGCACCACAAGCCGCTGGTCGTCTTCACCCCGAAGTCGATGCTGCGCCTGAAGGCCGCGGCCTCGAAGGCGGAGGAGTTCACCTCGGGCCAGTTCCGGCCCGTCATCGGCGACACCTCGGTCGAGCCGAACGCGGTCAAGAAGGTCGTCTTCTGCGCCGGCAAGGTCTACTACGACCTGGACGCCGAGCGTCAGAAGCGCGGTGTCACGGACACGGCGATCATCCGCCTCGAGCGCCTCTACCCGCTGCCGGGTGCCGAGGTCCAGGCGGAGGTCAACAAGTACCCGAACGCCGAGAAGTACCTGTGGGCCCAGGAGGAGCCGGCGAACCAGGGTGCCTGGCCGTTCATCGCGCTCAACCTGATCGACCACCTCGACCTGGCGGTCGGCGCCGACGTCCCGCACGGCGAGCGTCTGCGCCGCATCTCGCGGCCGCACGGCTCGTCCCCGGCCGTCGGCTCCGCCAAGCGCCACCAGGCGGAGCAGGAGCAGCTCGTGCGTGAGGTGTTCGAGGCGTGAGCCTCTGACCCATCGTCACAAGAGCCCGCCCCGGACATGTCCGGGGCGGGCTCTTGTGCGTTCCTCAGTCCTCGTCGTCCTCGTCGTCCAGCCGCGCCAGCCAGGTCGCCAGGCGCTCCACCGGCACCTCGAAGTCCGGGTTCAGGTCGACGAAGGTCCGCAGCTGCTCGGCGAGCCACTCGAAGGTGACCTCCTCCTCGCCGCGCCGCTTCTCCAGCTCCTCGATGCCTCGGTCGGTGAAGTACAACTCTCGCTCCTGCTCCTGTGGGCCTACGCCCCCAGGGTAGGCCGCCCCACGCGTGTCTTGACTTCCGACGTCCGCGATATATCGTGAATGGGAGAAGACGCGATATGGCGTGATGCCGTGCGCCGAGGAGGTCCCCCATGTCCGAATGGTCCGTCGCCGAGCCGCGGAAGCTCACTTTCGACGAGCCCGTCAGCACCCTGCACGTCCGCATCGTCGACGGCACGGTGAACGTGGTGGGCACCGACGAGGGCCCCGCCCGTCTGGAGGTGTCCCGGATCGAGGGGCCGCCCTTGGCGGTGAGTCACCGTGACGGCACCTTGACGGTGGCGTACGACGATCTGCCCTGGAAGGGCCTGCTCAAGTGGCTCGACCGCAAGGGGTGGCGGCGCAGCGCCGTGGTCTCCCTGGCCGTCCCGGCCGGCACCCGTGTGGAGGTGGGGGTGGTCAGCGCCGGCGCGACGGTCTCCGGGATCGACGGGCGTACGGAGATCAAGGGCGTCACCGGCGACACCACCCTGGTCGGCCTCGCGGGCACGGTCCGCGCGGACACGGTCTCGGGGAGCGTGGAGGCCCAGGCCCTCACCGGCGATCTGCGCTTCAACTCCGTCTCCGGGGACCTGACCGTCGTGGAGGCCGGCTCGTCCGTGAAGGCCGACTCGGTGAGCGGCTCGATGATCGTCGACGTGGACCCGACGAGCGGGCCCACGGAGATCTCCCTGGCGAACGTCTCGGGCGAGATCGCCATCCGGCTGCCCCACCCGGCGGACGCGGAGGTGGAGGCGAACACCGCGAGCGGCGCCGTCTCCAACGCCTTCGAGGATCTCCGGGTGAGCGGCCAGTGGGGCGCCAAACGGATCACCGGCCGGCTGGGCGCGGGCAACGGCAGGCTGAAGGCGACGACGGTCTCCGGCTCGATCGCCCTGCTCCGACGCCCGCCCACGGAGGACGCATCGGACGCGGCGGATGCGGCGGACCGGGATCGCGCGGAGTGGTCCGGCACCGGTTCCAGCGCGGGGGACAATGCCGATTCCGGCCCGGGCGGCGGATCCCCCTCCGTCGGCCCGGCCGACAGCACGACCGACAAGAAGGTGCTCTGACATGCCTCCCGTCTTCGCCCACGGCCGTCTCCGGCTCTATCTGTTGAAGCTGCTCGACGAGGCCCCGCGCCACGGCTACGAGGTGATCCGCCTCCTGGAGGAGCGCTTCCAGGGGCTGTACGCGCCGTCGGCGGGCACGGTCTACCCCCGCCTTGCCAAGCTGGAGGCCGAGGGACTGGTCACCCACACCAGCGAGGGCGGCCGCAAGGTGTACGCGATCACCGACGCGGGCCGGGCCGAACTGGCCGACCGCAGCGGGGAACTGGCCGATCTGGAGCTGGAGATCCGCGAGTCCGTCGCGGAACTGGCCGCGGAGATCAGGGCCGATGTGCGGGGCGCGGCGGGTGATCTGCGGCGGGAGATGCGGGCGGCGGCGAGCGAGGCCCGGAGGGACGGCCGCGCCGGCCCGGTCCCCGACCCGGGCGAGTACGCCGACAAGGAGTCCTGGCGGGCCGCCAAGGAGGAGATGCGCCGCGTCAAGCAGGAGTGGAAGGAGCAGGCCCGCCGGGCCAAGGACGAGAGCCGCCGGGCCCGTGACGAGGCCCAGCGGGCCCGTCGTCAGGCCAAGGAGGCGCAGGACCATGCCCGGGCCCAGGCGCAGGAGGAGATGCAGCGCATCGCGCGGCGGGTCCAGGAGCAGGTCCAGGACCACTTCGCGCGCGGCGACTGGCCGACGGGCGTCCGGGAGGGACTGACCGAACTGGCCAGGGAGTTCGGAGAGTTCGGCAAGGACTTCGGCAAGGAGTTCGGCAAGGACCTGGGCTTCGGCCGCACCCCCGCCGATCCGGCCCCGGCCTACTCCCACACCCCCGAGGACTTCCCCGCCGACTACGAGCCGGCGTGGGCCCACGAGGACTCCAGCGGCGACCCGGCCCGCGATCTGGACCGTCTGCTCGACCGGTTCCGCGACGACATCCGCGACGCGGCCCGCGACCACGGCGTCACCGCCGACCAGCTCCGCGAGGCCCGCCGCCATTTGTCCTCGGCGGCGGCCCACATCGGAGCGATACTGCGGGCGTCGAAGGCCTGAGAACCCGCGGCGGTCAGCCCGCCAGGGCGTCTCCGGGGCCGTAGAGCACCCGGGTCAGGGCCGTGTGCGTCACCCCGTGGTCGGCGAGGACCTCGGCCGCGGGGCCGGGGTGGGTGGTGAGGGCGAGGAGGATGTGTTCGTCGCCGATGCGCCGGTCGCGGTGGGCCAGTGCCATGCGCAGGGAGCGCTCCAGGATCCGTTTGGCGTCCTGGCCGAATCCCGGACGTCCGGCCCGGCGGCCGACGGCCAGCGCACCGACCCCGTGGGTCTGCTCCACCCGGGCGACGATCTCCGTGACGTCGATGCCCAGGCCGGCGAGGGCGTCGGTCTCGGCGCGGGAGAGCCCCGCACGCCGGCGTGTCTCCTCCAGCGCCGCCCGCACCGAGTCCTTGCGGGCGGCGAGCCCGAGGGCGGCCAGCGCGAAGGATCCCCGGCTGCCCTCCCGCTCCAGCAGGGCGAGCAACAGGTGTTCGGACCCGACGGTCCGCACCCCCGCCTCCGCGCAGTGCTCGACGGCACCGCGCACCACCTCACGGGCGTCCTTCGTGAACCGCTCGAACATCACTGCCTCCCGTACTTCTTGTGCACGGCCTGCCTGCTGACTCCGAGCTCCGCGGCGATCTCCTGCCACGACCAGCCCTGGTTGCGCGCACTGCGCACCTGTACCGCCTCGAGCTGCTCCAGCAGCCTGCGCAGCGCGGCGACGGCACGCAGTCCGACCCGTGGATCGCGGTCGCCGGCACGCTCGGCGAGATCCGTTGCTTCGGTCATGGTGTCAATGTAGGTTGACACCCCGCCGTACGTCAACCGGAGTTGACGACCGGCCGGGCGACCGGGCAGGCGACCGGCCAGGCGCCCGGGCAGGCGACCGGCCAGGCGCCCGGGCACGCAAAAGGCGGGCCCGGAACCCTCCCGGACCCGCCCGCGGTGTTCAGCCTGCGTTGGTGAGCACGATCTTGCCGAACTGGTCGCCGGACTCGAGGCGCTCGAAGCCCTCGCGGGCCCGGTCGAGGGGAAGGATCTCGTCGATGACGGGACGGACCCCGGTGACGGCGCAGAAGGAGAGCAGGTCCTCCAGCTCCTCCTTGGTGCCCATGGTGGAGCCGACGACCTTGAGCTCCAGGAAGAAGATCCGGGTGAGTTCGGCGTGCGAGGGCCGGTCGCCGCTCGTGGCACCGGAGATGACGAGGGTGCCACCGGGCTTCAGGGACTTCACCGAGTGGGACCAGGTGGCGGCGCCGACGGTCTCGATGACGGCGTCCACCCGCTGTGGCAGACGTGCGCCCGGCTCCACCGCCTCGACCGCGCCGAGCTCCAGCGCCCGCTTGCGCTTGGCCTCGTCCCGGCTGGTCGCGAACACCTTCAGCCCGGCGGCCTTGCCGAGGACGATCGCGGCGGTCGCGACACCCCCGCCGGCCCCCTGCACGAGGACCGAGTCTCCCGGCCGGACGCCCGCGTTGGTGAAGAGCATCCGGTACGCCGTCAGCCAGGCGGTCGGCAGACAGGCCGCCTCGGCGAAGGACAGCTCCCTGGGCTTGGGCAGGATGTTCCAGGCCGGCACGGCGACCTGCTCGGCGAAGGTGCCCTGGTAGTGCTCGGTGAGGATGGAGCGGGGCTCCTTGGGGCCGACCCCGTGCCCGGTCTGGCCGATGACGGAGTGCAGGACGACCTCGTTGCCGTCGGCGTCGACACCGGCGGCGTCACAGCCGAGGATCATTGGCAGCTTGTCCTCGGCGAGGCCGACGCCCCGCAGGGACCAGAGGTCGTGATGGTTGAGGGAGGCGGCCCGCACGGTGACGGTACTCCAGCCGGGCCGGGCCTCGGGGGCCGGTCGCTCCCCCAACTCCAGTCCGGAAAGCGGCTGGTCGCGGTCGATTCGGGCGGCGTAGACGGCGAACATGCACCTGACGATAGGCCCCGGGAGGAACCAACGAAACCGGGGACCACTGTGAGACATGCCCTCTTGCGCACCGCCCGAGCCCACCCGTCGCGACGTTCCCCGGTCATCACCCGATCGGGCGGATGGGTGGGCAAAGGAATGGCCCCGTCCTGGCGGACGGGGCCATTCGAGTGCGCCTCAGCGGCGGGCAACGCCCTCCGCACGAGCAGCCGCGGCGACCGCCGCAGTCACCGCGGGAGCAACCCGCTCGTCGAACGGCGACGGAATGACGTAGTCGGCGGCGAGATCGTCGCCGACCACACCCGCCAGCGCCTCAGCGGCCGCGATCTTCATCCCCTCGGTG
It includes:
- a CDS encoding DUF4097 family beta strand repeat-containing protein, which encodes MSEWSVAEPRKLTFDEPVSTLHVRIVDGTVNVVGTDEGPARLEVSRIEGPPLAVSHRDGTLTVAYDDLPWKGLLKWLDRKGWRRSAVVSLAVPAGTRVEVGVVSAGATVSGIDGRTEIKGVTGDTTLVGLAGTVRADTVSGSVEAQALTGDLRFNSVSGDLTVVEAGSSVKADSVSGSMIVDVDPTSGPTEISLANVSGEIAIRLPHPADAEVEANTASGAVSNAFEDLRVSGQWGAKRITGRLGAGNGRLKATTVSGSIALLRRPPTEDASDAADAADRDRAEWSGTGSSAGDNADSGPGGGSPSVGPADSTTDKKVL
- a CDS encoding Clp protease N-terminal domain-containing protein, whose translation is MFERFTKDAREVVRGAVEHCAEAGVRTVGSEHLLLALLEREGSRGSFALAALGLAARKDSVRAALEETRRRAGLSRAETDALAGLGIDVTEIVARVEQTHGVGALAVGRRAGRPGFGQDAKRILERSLRMALAHRDRRIGDEHILLALTTHPGPAAEVLADHGVTHTALTRVLYGPGDALAG
- a CDS encoding PadR family transcriptional regulator; the encoded protein is MPPVFAHGRLRLYLLKLLDEAPRHGYEVIRLLEERFQGLYAPSAGTVYPRLAKLEAEGLVTHTSEGGRKVYAITDAGRAELADRSGELADLELEIRESVAELAAEIRADVRGAAGDLRREMRAAASEARRDGRAGPVPDPGEYADKESWRAAKEEMRRVKQEWKEQARRAKDESRRARDEAQRARRQAKEAQDHARAQAQEEMQRIARRVQEQVQDHFARGDWPTGVREGLTELAREFGEFGKDFGKEFGKDLGFGRTPADPAPAYSHTPEDFPADYEPAWAHEDSSGDPARDLDRLLDRFRDDIRDAARDHGVTADQLREARRHLSSAAAHIGAILRASKA
- a CDS encoding zinc-binding dehydrogenase, whose protein sequence is MFAVYAARIDRDQPLSGLELGERPAPEARPGWSTVTVRAASLNHHDLWSLRGVGLAEDKLPMILGCDAAGVDADGNEVVLHSVIGQTGHGVGPKEPRSILTEHYQGTFAEQVAVPAWNILPKPRELSFAEAACLPTAWLTAYRMLFTNAGVRPGDSVLVQGAGGGVATAAIVLGKAAGLKVFATSRDEAKRKRALELGAVEAVEPGARLPQRVDAVIETVGAATWSHSVKSLKPGGTLVISGATSGDRPSHAELTRIFFLELKVVGSTMGTKEELEDLLSFCAVTGVRPVIDEILPLDRAREGFERLESGDQFGKIVLTNAG
- a CDS encoding multifunctional oxoglutarate decarboxylase/oxoglutarate dehydrogenase thiamine pyrophosphate-binding subunit/dihydrolipoyllysine-residue succinyltransferase subunit, with the translated sequence MSPQSPSNASSISTDADQAGKNPAAAFGPNEWLVDEIYQQYLQDPNSVDRAWWDFFADYKPGAASAPAPAGTAAAGAAATTTPPAPAAPAAPAPVPAPAAAPKPAAAAPAPAAPAPAPAKAAPAPAKPAAAAPQATATAPEGPELITLRGPAAAVAKNMNASLELPTATSVRAVPVKLLFDNRIVINNHLKRARGGKISFTHLIGFAMVQAIKAMPSMNWHYAEKDGKPTLVKPPHVNFGLAIDLVKPNGDRQLVVAGIKKAETLNFFEFWQAYEDIVRRARDGKLTMDDFTGVTVSLTNPGGLGTVHSVPRLMPGQSVIMGVGSMDYPAEFQGTSQDTLNKLGISKVMTLTSTYDHRVIQGAASGEFLRIVANFLLGEQGFYDDIFEALRIPYEPVRWLKDIDASHDDDVTKAARVFELIHSYRVRGHVMADTDPLEYRQRKHPDLDITEHGLTLWDLEREFAVGGFAGKSLMKLRDILGVLRDSYCRTTGIEFMHIQDPKQRRWIQDRIERAHTKPEREEQLRILRRLNAAEAFETFLQTKYVGQKRFSLEGGESVIPLLDAVIDSAAESRLDEVVIGMAHRGRLNVLANIVGKSYAQIFREFEGNLDPKSMHGSGDVKYHLGAEGTFTGLDGEQIKVSLAANPSHLETVDPVIEGITRAKQDIINKGGTDFTVLPVALHGDAAFAGQGVVAETLNMSQLRGYRTGGTVHIVINNQVGFTAAPESSRSSMYATDVARMIEAPIFHVNGDDPEAVVRVARLAFEFRQAFNKDVVIDLICYRRRGHNESDNPAFTQPLMYDLIDKKRSVRKLYTESLIGRGDITLEEAEQALQDYQGQLEKVFTEVREATAQPAPGDSHDPQDGFPVAVPTAVSAEVVKRIAESQVNIPDYFHVHPRLLPQLQRRAAMVEDGTIDWGMGETLAVGSLLLEGTPVRLSGQDSQRGTFGQRHAVLIDRETGEEHTPLQYLAEDQARYNVYNSLLSEYAVMGFEYGYSLARPDALVMWEAQFGDFVNGAQTVVDEYISAAEQKWGQTSGVTLLLPHGYEGQGPDHSSARVERFLQLCAQNNMTVAMPTLPSNYFHLLRWQVHNPHHKPLVVFTPKSMLRLKAAASKAEEFTSGQFRPVIGDTSVEPNAVKKVVFCAGKVYYDLDAERQKRGVTDTAIIRLERLYPLPGAEVQAEVNKYPNAEKYLWAQEEPANQGAWPFIALNLIDHLDLAVGADVPHGERLRRISRPHGSSPAVGSAKRHQAEQEQLVREVFEA
- a CDS encoding helix-turn-helix domain-containing protein, which codes for MTEATDLAERAGDRDPRVGLRAVAALRRLLEQLEAVQVRSARNQGWSWQEIAAELGVSRQAVHKKYGRQ
- a CDS encoding DUF6104 family protein, which codes for MYFTDRGIEELEKRRGEEEVTFEWLAEQLRTFVDLNPDFEVPVERLATWLARLDDEDDED